A region of the Gemmatimonadota bacterium genome:
GGTGAACATATTCACTGGCTTCCCCGCCGCCTCGCTGCTGGTCGAAGAGCAGCGCGTGGTCGGTGTGCGCACTACGCCCTCAGGGCTGGATCGGGCGGGACAACCCGCAAGCGGCTACATGCCGGCGACGGACGTGCGTGCCCGGGTGACGGTGCTGGCCGAGGGCACACGCGGCTCGCTCTCCCAGGCGTACCTGCGCTGGCAGGGCATCCGCTCCGCGAATCCGCAAATCTTTGCGCTCGGCGTCAAAGAGATCTGGGAAACCCGGAAACCGCTGGACCGCGTGATCCACAGCCTGGGCTGGCCCGTCCCCGCGGACGCCTTTGGCGGAAGCTTCCTCTACCCGCTCGAAGCGAACGCGCTGGCGCTGGGGCTGGTGGTGGGCCTCGATTACCGAGACCTCTCCCTGGACGTGCACGAGTTGCTCCAGCGCATGAAAACGCACCCCCTCTTCCGGCGTTATCTCGAGGGCGGAGAAATGGTCGAGTGGGGCGCCAAGACCATTCCGGAAGGCGGCTACTACTCGCTGCCGGATCGTCGCGCCGGCGACGGCGTAGTGCTGGTCGGCGATGCCGCCGGTTTCGTGGACGTCGCCTCGCTCAAGGGCATCCACTACGCCGTGCACTCGGGAATCCTGGCAGCCCGCGCCATCTTCCAGGCGCTGAAGCGGCGCGATACCTCGGCCGCGTCCCTGGCCGACTACGACCGCGCGCTCGGCCAGAGCTTCATCCTGCGCGACCTCTACCAGCGGCGGAACATGCGGCTGGCCTTCAGGGATGGCCTGGTTCGCGGCGGCGTGAAGGCGGCGCTCATGACCCTGACGCGTGGCGCGTTCCCCGGCCGCCGCATCGAGATGGTCACGGATGCGGCGGTCTCGCGATGGCCCACCACGGCGCCCGCGTTCCCGCCCGCCGGCAGGCTGAGCTTCCGCAAGGTCGATGCGGTCTTCCGCTCCGGGAACGCGACGCGGGACGACATCCCCTCACACCTCCTGGTCGGGCAGGATGTGCCACCAGGGCTGGCCGAGTTCTACGCCCATGTCTGCCCGGCTGGCGTCTACGAGCGGGAGGGCGACCGCCTGGTCGTGAATCCGCCCAACTGCATTGACTGCAAGGCGACGGATGTGCTGGGGCCGCGCTGGACGCCGCGCGAGGGGGGTAGCGGTCCGCGCTACCGGCGGATGTGAGGTGCGCTACTCGTAGCGCAGCGAAACGATGGGATCGAGGCGCGCCGCGCGGCGCGCCGGCCAGAGGCCGAAGAAGATCCCTACGGCCGCGGCGAAGAGGAAGGCCAGCACCACGGCATCGGGCGCCACCGCCGTGTTCCAGCCGGCCAGCCGCTGCAGGGCGAGCGCCGCTCCGCTCCCTACGGTTACGCCCAGGATCCCGCCGGCCAGGCAGAGCACGAGCGCCTCGATGAGGAACTGGAGCAGGATGTCGCGACGCCGGGCGCCCAGGGCCTTGCGCACGCCGATCTCACGAGTCCGCTCGGTGACCGAGACGAGCATGATGTTCATGATGCCGATCCCGCCCACCAGCAGCGAGACCAGCGCGATCCCGGCCAGCAGGAAGGAGAAGGTGCGGGTCGTCTCCTGGAAGGTGCTGAGCAGCGTTGCCTGGTTGCGCACGCTGAAGTCGCTCTGCTCGCCGGGACGGATGCGGTGCTCGCGCCGCAGCACGCGATCGATCTCGGCCATGGCGGCATCCATACTCTGGGCGCTCCTGGCCTGGACATGGATCGCGCCCACGCGCTCGTTGCCAAAGACGCGGAACTGGGCGGTGGCGAGCGGGATGTAGAGGGCCTCGTCGGGGTTGCTGAACCCCTGCTCCCCCTGCTCCGCGAGCACGCCAATCACCTCGAAGGGGATGCCGCGGATCTGGATGTCCTGCCCGATCAGCGCGGCCGTGGGCAGGACGCCCAGCCGTTCACCGGCCAGCGCGCCCAGCACCGCGACGCGCTGGCGGCCACGCTCCTCGCCAGCCGTGAAGAGGCGGCCCGCGGCAATCGCCCGGTTGTTGATGCCGAAGTAACTCGGCCAGGTGCCCGTGACCTGCGAGTTGGCATTGCTGTTGCCACGGCTGACCTGCAGCCTGCGCTGCATCTCGGGCGCGACCGCGCGGATGGCGCGTGGCGCTCGTAACAGGGCTTCCGCATCCCGGGCCGTGAGGCGCGTCCCACTGCCGCGGTCGATCCCGCCGAAGAACTCCTGGCCGGGGCGGACCGTGAGCACGTTGGTACCCAGTCGAGACAGCCGCTCCTGCACGGACCGCTGCGCTCCCTCCCCGAGGGCGACCATCGTGATGACCGCGGCAATGCCGATGATGATGCCCAGCATGGTGAGGAAGGAGCGCATCTTGTTGGCATAGATGGCGCCCAGCGCGACGCGCAGGATCTCGCCCCAGAGCATTCTCAGCGCCTCTGCACCGCCGCGCCGTTGGCAGGACGGCCACTCTGGCCACCCCCCTGGAACATGCCGGCCGAGCGCTGGCGGATGCGGTTCTCGAACTCCTGCTGCTGCTGCTGCAGGCGAGCGACGGAGACCAGCACAACTTTCTCGCCGGGCTCGAGGCCGCGGATCACTTCGCTGTACTCCCAGTCGTTGACCCCAAGCAGGACCGTACGCGGCTCGGGCCCCTTGGCGGTCGAGACGAACACGATGCCGGGCCGCGCGTCGCCATTCGGGCGGGAGCCGCCGCCGAAGCTGCCGCCCCCGAACGCCCCACTGCCAGAGCCACTACCGCCAACTCCACTGGCACGACCAGGGCCGCCTCCGAGGGTGCCCGCGGCGCCGCCGCCGCCGAATTGGGAGCGGCACTTCTGCAGCAGCGCCCGCTCCTGCTCCGACAGTTGGGCGAAGCCGCCGCCGCGCAGCCGATCTCTGAGCCGGCTGCACTCCGTGCTGGGCGGCGCCGCACCGCTCCGGCCGGCGTCGGCACCCGCCGCGGACGCGGCCGCACCACCTGGCTGGGCGCCGGACTGCCCAGCCCCAGCGCCGGCTACGGCCGCGGCATCGGGGCGCCCCCGCCCCAGTGCGGCGCGGACCGCCTCTTCGCTCAGCCCCAGCGCGGCCGCCGCCGGCATGAGGTCGCGGGGACTCACCACGGCGGCATTGGGCACGACCATCACGCCTTCCCGTCGCGCGATCTCGACCTGGATCTCCGCGTTCATCCCCGGCTTGAGCAGCCGCTCCTGATTCTCGAGGCGCACCAGGACCGGGAACATGGTGACATTCTGTTCCACCACCGCCTGCGGCTCGATCTTCAGCACTGCGCCCGTGAAGCGCCGGTCCTGGTACGCCTCGACCGTGACCTGCGCCGTCTGACCGGGCGCGACCCGGCCAATGTCCGTTTCATCCACCAGCGCCCGCACCTGCATGGCGGACAGGTCCGCCATGCGCAGCAATGTGGTGCCGCCCGAAATGTTCTGGCTCGCCGAAGCAATGATCTGGCCGACCTCGACATTCTTCTCGATCACCGTGCCGGCCAGCGGCGCACGGATGGTGACGTCGCCCATACGCTCGCGCGCCAGCTCGAGGTTCGTCCTGGCCTTCACCAGTTGGGCCTGCGCGTTGGCCTCATCCAGCGCCGCGGCCTCGAACTCCTGCGCGGTGATGACGCTGGACTCGCGCAAGTCGGCAGACCGCCGGCGCTGCGCCTCGGCAATAGCGAGCCGCTCGCGGGCCACGGCCAGGTCCGCCTCCGCCTGCGCCAGAGCGTTGCGCACGTCGCGGGGATCGATTTCGGCCAGCAACGCGCCTTGCTGCACCTCGTGGCCGGTCTCGAAGGTGAGACGCAGGATCTCGCCCGACGCTTTTGACTTCACTTCGACCACCCGGATCGGCTCGACCGTGCCCGCTGCCTCGACGCGGATGTCCATATCGCGTCGCTCGACGGCGGCGATGTCCGCTGCAGTCCCCTCCTCGGCAGGCGCGGCAGCCGCCCCGCAGGCGGCGAGCCCGGCGACCAGGAAGAGCACGGCGGCGCCAGGCCAGCCTGCACGGATTCCTGTCACTATGTACCTTTCTGATTTTTCATGTGTTGCCGCCCTCCGTATCAAGGGTCGGCACTGCCGCTCGCTCCGCTGTGCTGCTGCTGGCACCGCTGTCACAGCTCGCGCCCGGCGAGCGCCTCGATCTCGGCGCGGGCGAGCTGGTAGTCGTAGCGCGCGGCCACCAGGTTCAGCTCTGCCTGCAGCAGATTGGCCTGGGAGGTGAGCCGCTCCAGGATCGTGGAAGCGCCCAGCCGGTAGCGCTCCTCCTGCACGCGCAGATCCTCCTCCGCCACCTGCACCGCCTCCCCGCTCAGCTCGAGCTGCTGCGCGGCCAGCCGCAGGCCAGCCATCAGCCGGCGCAGCTCCGCCACGGCCGCGCGCCGCGAGTCCTCGAGCCGCGCGCGCGCGACGTCGGCCTCCACCTCCGCCCGTTGCACGACCTGCTCGCGCTGGAACCCGTTGAAGAGGGGGTAAGAGAAGCCCAGCCGCAGGTTCCAACTGGTGCGGCCGCCGCTCAGCGAAGCCTCCTGGTTGAACCAGTCGTAGCCACTGCTCAGTCGCAGCGAGGGGAAGTACTGCGCGCGGCTGACGCGAGCGGCCGCCTCCGCCGCGCGCGACGCCGCCTCACCCGCGGCGACCAGCGGCGCCTGGGCGAGCACCATGGCCTCGAGCTCCGCCTCGGACAACGCCAATGGTTGGGGCTCCCTCAGCTCCGTGGCGCGCGCGGCCACAGCCCCGTCCGCGCCGACCAGCCGGCCCAGCGCGAACGCCGCCGTTGTCTTCCCGTTCTCCGCCTGCAGCGTCTGCTGTCGCGCATCCGTCAGCTCGAGCCGCGCTCGCAGCACATCGGAACGCGTGGCAGAGCCAACGCTGGCGCGCCGCTCCGCGGCGGCAAGCCCCTGCTCCGCGCGCGCCAGCCGCGCCGCGGCCACGCGGATCAGCTCGTCCGCGCGCAGCACGTTGTAGAACGCCCGCTTGGTCGAGAGAATCACGGCGAAACGCTGCTCGACCAGCGCCGCCTCTGCCGAAGCGGTCTCCGCTCTCGAGCGCCGCAGCTCGGCCGTGCGCCGACCCCAGGTGAATACGTCGAGCGAAGCCGAAACCCCGGCGTTGTAGCTGTCCGCCGAGCCCTCGGCC
Encoded here:
- a CDS encoding ABC transporter permease, with translation MLWGEILRVALGAIYANKMRSFLTMLGIIIGIAAVITMVALGEGAQRSVQERLSRLGTNVLTVRPGQEFFGGIDRGSGTRLTARDAEALLRAPRAIRAVAPEMQRRLQVSRGNSNANSQVTGTWPSYFGINNRAIAAGRLFTAGEERGRQRVAVLGALAGERLGVLPTAALIGQDIQIRGIPFEVIGVLAEQGEQGFSNPDEALYIPLATAQFRVFGNERVGAIHVQARSAQSMDAAMAEIDRVLRREHRIRPGEQSDFSVRNQATLLSTFQETTRTFSFLLAGIALVSLLVGGIGIMNIMLVSVTERTREIGVRKALGARRRDILLQFLIEALVLCLAGGILGVTVGSGAALALQRLAGWNTAVAPDAVVLAFLFAAAVGIFFGLWPARRAARLDPIVSLRYE
- a CDS encoding efflux RND transporter periplasmic adaptor subunit → MVAGLAACGAAAAPAEEGTAADIAAVERRDMDIRVEAAGTVEPIRVVEVKSKASGEILRLTFETGHEVQQGALLAEIDPRDVRNALAQAEADLAVARERLAIAEAQRRRSADLRESSVITAQEFEAAALDEANAQAQLVKARTNLELARERMGDVTIRAPLAGTVIEKNVEVGQIIASASQNISGGTTLLRMADLSAMQVRALVDETDIGRVAPGQTAQVTVEAYQDRRFTGAVLKIEPQAVVEQNVTMFPVLVRLENQERLLKPGMNAEIQVEIARREGVMVVPNAAVVSPRDLMPAAAALGLSEEAVRAALGRGRPDAAAVAGAGAGQSGAQPGGAAASAAGADAGRSGAAPPSTECSRLRDRLRGGGFAQLSEQERALLQKCRSQFGGGGAAGTLGGGPGRASGVGGSGSGSGAFGGGSFGGGSRPNGDARPGIVFVSTAKGPEPRTVLLGVNDWEYSEVIRGLEPGEKVVLVSVARLQQQQQEFENRIRQRSAGMFQGGGQSGRPANGAAVQRR
- a CDS encoding 4Fe-4S dicluster domain-containing protein, which codes for MTGSNDAAGGITPAHYQPELPVQDLIRSQPPGGESLEMDVVFVGAGPAGLAGAIELARLARQDADAGGALGELSIAVLEKSGSLGEHCLSGAVVNPSALRALFPQLEDRDLPFRAPVAGERVYFLTAGKAFRLPIPPTMRNHGFYVASICEIVRWLGERAEALGVNIFTGFPAASLLVEEQRVVGVRTTPSGLDRAGQPASGYMPATDVRARVTVLAEGTRGSLSQAYLRWQGIRSANPQIFALGVKEIWETRKPLDRVIHSLGWPVPADAFGGSFLYPLEANALALGLVVGLDYRDLSLDVHELLQRMKTHPLFRRYLEGGEMVEWGAKTIPEGGYYSLPDRRAGDGVVLVGDAAGFVDVASLKGIHYAVHSGILAARAIFQALKRRDTSAASLADYDRALGQSFILRDLYQRRNMRLAFRDGLVRGGVKAALMTLTRGAFPGRRIEMVTDAAVSRWPTTAPAFPPAGRLSFRKVDAVFRSGNATRDDIPSHLLVGQDVPPGLAEFYAHVCPAGVYEREGDRLVVNPPNCIDCKATDVLGPRWTPREGGSGPRYRRM
- a CDS encoding TolC family protein, whose product is MAGVAACLCVVAARPAAAQAPVDSVTLEQALERVLRNSPSMAQSAGAVKVAEWGERTAWGGFLPTLSLTSAASLASTQRFNPQTNTLAEGSADSYNAGVSASLDVFTWGRRTAELRRSRAETASAEAALVEQRFAVILSTKRAFYNVLRADELIRVAAARLARAEQGLAAAERRASVGSATRSDVLRARLELTDARQQTLQAENGKTTAAFALGRLVGADGAVAARATELREPQPLALSEAELEAMVLAQAPLVAAGEAASRAAEAAARVSRAQYFPSLRLSSGYDWFNQEASLSGGRTSWNLRLGFSYPLFNGFQREQVVQRAEVEADVARARLEDSRRAAVAELRRLMAGLRLAAQQLELSGEAVQVAEEDLRVQEERYRLGASTILERLTSQANLLQAELNLVAARYDYQLARAEIEALAGREL